Proteins co-encoded in one Arachis hypogaea cultivar Tifrunner chromosome 11, arahy.Tifrunner.gnm2.J5K5, whole genome shotgun sequence genomic window:
- the LOC140176125 gene encoding protein ALP1-like, which yields MGPKEFRQLCEKLRGTGRIKDSTRSTIEEKVAKFLHIMEHNVKTRTVCFFFHRSGETISHHFHNVLHAILSLKGEFFKQASSENCYVNMAIYLLKKDCIGAIDGIHSRVTEGTASDSRILKDALSREYPLRIPVGKFYLGDAGFMLKSRILTPYRGVWYHLKEYSVCEPQNPKELFNHRHSSLRNVIEMYFGVLKKRFPIIAGDTEPYYSFETTRDIFLACCILHNSLMGFDVD from the exons ATGGGTCCTAAAGAATTTAGGCAGTTGTGTGAAAAGTTAAGAGGAACTGGTAGAATAAAAGATTCAACTCGCTCTACGATTGAAGAGAAAGTCGCTAAATTCCTACATATTATGGAACATAATGTTAAAACTAGAACCGTGTGTTTCTTCTTCCATCGCTCTGGGGAGACAATTAGTCATCACTTTCACAATGTCCTACATGCTATTCTATCCTTAAAGGGAGAGTTCTTCAAGCAAGCATCTAGTGAGAAC TGTTATGTTAATATGGCAATTTATCTTCTAAAAAAGGATTGCATTGGAGCCATAGATGGAATTCATAGTCGTGTGACG GAAGGAACTGCCTCTGACTCAAGAATTTTGAAAGATGCTTTAAGTAGGGAATATCCACTTCGAATCCCCGTAG GAAAATTTTATCTAGGCGATGCTGGATTTATGCTAAAGTCTAGGATACTTACACCATATAGAGGTGTTTGGTATCACTTGAAAGAGTATTCAGTGTGTGAGCCACAAAATCCCAAAGAACTATTCAACCACCGACATTCTTCATTAAGAAATGTCATTGAAATGTATTTTGGAGTTCTAAAGAAAAGATTCCCAATAATAGCTGGTGATACCGAACCTTATTATTCGTTTGAAACTACGAGAGACATTTTTTTGGCATGTTGTATATTGCATAACTCTTTAATGGGTTTTGATGTTGATTGA